A single genomic interval of Rhizobium leguminosarum bv. trifolii WSM1325 harbors:
- a CDS encoding protein of unknown function DUF1697 (PFAM: protein of unknown function DUF1697~KEGG: rec:RHECIAT_CH0002286 hypothetical protein), with protein MSTFIALLHSIVLTPDRRVIMQDLRALAEELGYREPRTLVSTGNLVFEADEMRPHELEVTLEEAFEEKFGKHVDIIVRSDCTWMALCSTNPFKDGKGDQVIVRVMRLPVDPKKVEALKPLMTEGQRIAVVGGDLWIDFGGKPSQSKLLSALTTKRIGVGTMRNWNTVCGLTEMLF; from the coding sequence ATGAGCACCTTCATAGCCCTTCTGCACAGCATTGTCCTGACGCCCGACCGCCGCGTCATCATGCAGGATTTGCGCGCCCTTGCCGAAGAGCTCGGTTATCGCGAGCCGCGCACGCTGGTTTCCACAGGCAATCTCGTCTTCGAGGCCGACGAAATGCGGCCGCACGAACTCGAGGTCACGTTGGAAGAGGCCTTTGAAGAAAAATTCGGCAAACATGTCGACATTATCGTGCGCAGCGACTGCACTTGGATGGCGCTTTGCAGCACCAATCCCTTCAAGGACGGCAAGGGCGACCAGGTGATCGTCCGGGTGATGCGCCTGCCGGTCGACCCGAAGAAGGTGGAGGCGCTGAAACCGCTGATGACGGAGGGACAGCGCATCGCCGTCGTCGGCGGCGATCTCTGGATCGATTTCGGAGGCAAGCCGAGCCAATCCAAGCTGCTTTCGGCCCTGACGACGAAGCGGATCGGCGTCGGTACGATGCGCAACTGGAACACCGTGTGCGGCCTGACTGAAATGCTATTCTAG
- a CDS encoding protein of unknown function DUF37 (PFAM: protein of unknown function DUF37~KEGG: rec:RHECIAT_CH0002287 hypothetical protein), translating to MCEFCARQADDEDDGGAAGSAKPREKAALTSRNYTGPFRKSPDRLLGMGLIRLYQLTLSGFIGNSCRHIPTCSEYGYESIARHGLWAGGWMTLFRVGRCGPGGTSGLDQVPEMLGDSFRWWSPWRYLALGRKRG from the coding sequence ATGTGCGAGTTCTGCGCTCGGCAGGCTGACGATGAGGACGACGGCGGTGCCGCCGGTTCAGCAAAGCCGCGTGAAAAGGCGGCACTCACTTCCCGCAATTATACCGGCCCGTTCCGCAAGTCTCCCGACCGCCTGCTCGGCATGGGGCTGATCCGCCTCTACCAGCTGACGCTTTCCGGCTTTATCGGCAATTCCTGCCGGCATATCCCGACTTGCTCCGAATATGGCTACGAGTCGATCGCCCGCCACGGCCTCTGGGCCGGCGGCTGGATGACACTGTTTCGCGTCGGCCGCTGCGGCCCCGGCGGCACCAGCGGCCTCGACCAGGTGCCGGAGATGCTCGGCGACAGCTTCCGCTGGTGGAGCCCTTGGCGCTATCTCGCCCTCGGACGCAAGAGAGGGTGA
- a CDS encoding nitrogen-fixing NifU domain protein (PFAM: nitrogen-fixing NifU domain protein~KEGG: ret:RHE_CH02200 nitrogen fixation protein), whose amino-acid sequence MDDIYNSKILEFAGNIPLTGALDDADASAQAYSKLCGSKVRIWLKMDGDTVTGFAHDVKACALGQASSSIMARHVVGATSDELRQARQDMLAMLKADGAGPHGRFEEMRYLLPVRDYKARHASTMLTFDAVVDAIGQIEAKRAEIVEA is encoded by the coding sequence ATGGACGATATCTACAACAGCAAAATCCTCGAATTCGCCGGCAATATTCCGTTGACCGGCGCGCTTGATGATGCCGATGCCAGCGCCCAGGCCTATTCCAAGCTCTGCGGCTCGAAGGTGCGGATCTGGCTGAAGATGGATGGCGACACCGTGACCGGCTTTGCCCATGACGTGAAGGCCTGCGCGCTCGGCCAGGCCTCGTCTTCGATCATGGCCCGCCATGTCGTCGGTGCCACATCGGACGAATTGCGCCAGGCCCGCCAGGACATGCTCGCCATGTTGAAGGCGGACGGGGCGGGGCCCCATGGACGATTCGAAGAGATGCGCTATCTGCTGCCGGTGCGGGACTACAAGGCCCGCCATGCCTCGACGATGCTGACCTTCGATGCGGTTGTCGATGCGATCGGGCAGATCGAGGCAAAACGGGCGGAAATTGTCGAGGCGTAA
- a CDS encoding GTP cyclohydrolase I (KEGG: ret:RHE_CH02201 GTP cyclohydrolase I~TIGRFAM: GTP cyclohydrolase I~PFAM: GTP cyclohydrolase I) → MDAIVKNFPQTNRDSDRPSQQEAEEAVRVLLRWAGDNPAREGLLETPARVVKSYRELFSGYDMAAEDVLGRTFEEVAGYDDMVLVKDIPFYSHCEHHMVPIIGKAHVAYMPDGRVLGLSKIARVVEIYGRRLQTQETMTAQIARAIDDTLNPRGVAVLIEAEHMCMAMRGVQKQGSTTLTTTFTGTFKTEPADQARFMTMVRSR, encoded by the coding sequence ATGGACGCCATCGTAAAGAATTTTCCGCAGACGAACCGCGACTCGGATCGCCCCTCCCAGCAGGAGGCGGAGGAAGCCGTTCGCGTCCTGCTGCGCTGGGCCGGTGACAACCCGGCGCGTGAAGGTCTGCTCGAAACGCCGGCCCGCGTCGTCAAATCGTACCGCGAGCTTTTTTCCGGTTACGACATGGCGGCGGAAGACGTGCTCGGCCGCACCTTCGAGGAGGTTGCCGGTTACGACGACATGGTCCTCGTCAAGGACATTCCGTTTTACTCGCATTGCGAACACCACATGGTGCCGATCATCGGCAAGGCCCACGTTGCCTACATGCCGGACGGGCGTGTGCTCGGCCTGTCGAAGATTGCCCGTGTCGTCGAGATCTATGGCCGTCGCCTGCAGACGCAGGAAACGATGACCGCCCAGATCGCCCGGGCAATCGACGATACGCTGAATCCGCGCGGTGTCGCCGTGTTGATCGAGGCCGAACACATGTGCATGGCGATGCGCGGCGTTCAGAAGCAGGGCTCGACCACGTTGACGACCACCTTTACGGGAACGTTCAAGACCGAGCCGGCCGATCAGGCCCGTTTCATGACCATGGTGCGGAGCCGCTGA
- a CDS encoding Phosphoribosyl-AMP cyclohydrolase (PFAM: phosphoribosyl-AMP cyclohydrolase~KEGG: rec:RHECIAT_CH0002290 phosphoribosyl-AMP cyclohydrolase protein) — MSQLIFNQPSEDKSALEDAGDFTPRFDDRGLITAIVTDAGDGELLMVAHMNAQALALTIQTGTAHYFSRSRGKLWKKGETSGNLQTVKEIRTDCDQDAIWLKVEVAGHDATCHTGRRSCFYRTITLRDGKPMLDIVDDERQFDPADVYGK, encoded by the coding sequence ATGAGTCAACTGATCTTCAATCAACCATCCGAGGACAAGTCGGCGTTGGAAGACGCCGGCGATTTCACGCCGCGTTTCGACGACCGCGGCCTGATCACCGCCATCGTGACCGACGCCGGCGACGGCGAGTTGCTGATGGTGGCGCACATGAATGCCCAAGCGCTGGCGCTGACCATCCAGACCGGCACGGCGCATTATTTCAGCCGTTCGCGCGGCAAGCTCTGGAAGAAGGGCGAGACCTCGGGCAATCTCCAGACGGTGAAGGAAATCCGCACCGATTGCGATCAGGACGCCATCTGGCTGAAGGTCGAGGTCGCCGGCCACGACGCCACCTGTCACACCGGCCGCCGCTCCTGCTTCTACCGGACGATCACGCTCCGAGATGGAAAGCCGATGCTCGATATCGTTGACGACGAGCGCCAATTCGATCCCGCGGACGTTTACGGAAAATAG
- a CDS encoding Patatin (PFAM: Patatin~KEGG: rec:RHECIAT_CH0002291 putative phosphoesterase protein): protein MLSWSLHRQSSEGEGAGSGMSTTLETIPPPSPLKKIKIALALGGGAARGWAHIGVLRALDEAKVEIGMIAGTSIGALVGGCYLAGKLDELESFARSLTMRRIASLLDLTIGGSGLFGGMRLTKRMQEHLEGLNVEDLDRPFVAVAAEVNTGHEVWIANGSLITALRASYALPGIFEPVRSNHRTLVDGALVNPVPVSVCRAYEQPLVVAVNLNYDLYGRSAVVRHNASLSPQEVQKQEEAPYARLGMTGVMVQAFNIIQDRIARARLAGDPPDISLQPRLSYIGLSEFHRAGEAIERGYEEARARLPEIKRMQEVYASNP from the coding sequence ATGCTGAGCTGGAGTTTGCATCGTCAAAGCTCTGAAGGCGAAGGTGCCGGTTCCGGCATGTCGACTACGCTCGAGACGATCCCGCCTCCCTCGCCCCTCAAGAAAATCAAGATCGCTCTGGCTCTCGGCGGCGGCGCTGCCCGCGGCTGGGCTCATATCGGCGTGCTGCGCGCCCTCGACGAGGCAAAGGTCGAGATCGGCATGATTGCCGGCACCTCGATCGGCGCTCTGGTCGGCGGCTGCTATCTCGCCGGCAAACTCGATGAACTCGAAAGTTTCGCGCGCTCGCTGACGATGCGCCGCATCGCAAGTCTGCTCGACCTGACGATCGGCGGCAGCGGCCTGTTCGGCGGCATGCGGCTGACCAAGCGCATGCAGGAACATCTCGAGGGCCTGAACGTCGAGGATCTCGACCGGCCGTTCGTGGCGGTCGCGGCCGAGGTCAATACCGGTCATGAAGTCTGGATTGCCAATGGTTCGCTGATTACGGCGCTGCGCGCCTCCTATGCCCTGCCCGGCATTTTCGAGCCGGTGCGCAGCAATCACCGCACGCTGGTCGACGGGGCGCTGGTCAATCCCGTCCCCGTCTCCGTCTGCCGCGCCTACGAGCAGCCGCTCGTCGTCGCCGTCAATCTCAATTACGATCTCTACGGCCGCTCGGCCGTCGTCCGGCACAATGCCAGCCTGTCGCCGCAGGAAGTGCAGAAGCAGGAAGAGGCGCCCTATGCGCGCCTCGGCATGACCGGCGTCATGGTGCAGGCCTTCAACATTATCCAGGACAGGATCGCCCGCGCCCGCCTTGCCGGCGACCCACCGGATATTTCGCTGCAGCCGCGGCTCAGCTATATCGGCCTTTCCGAATTCCACCGGGCTGGCGAGGCGATCGAACGCGGCTACGAGGAAGCCAGAGCCCGGCTCCCCGAGATCAAGCGCATGCAGGAAGTCTATGCAAGCAACCCCTGA
- a CDS encoding putative signal transduction protein with CBS domains (PFAM: CBS domain containing protein~SMART: CBS domain containing protein~KEGG: rec:RHECIAT_CH0002292 putative inosine-5'-monophosphate dehydrogenase protein), protein MTSSVKAILDLKGRDVVTAGPNTTVAEAAAILSKKKIGAIVVVGMENRISGMFTERDLVHAIAKHGKEGLDHSLAQVMTAKVYRCHEETTVNELMELMTSRRFRHVPVESNGKLAGIISIGDVVKSRIAEVEREAEEIKAYIAG, encoded by the coding sequence ATGACCAGTTCAGTCAAAGCAATCCTCGACCTGAAGGGCAGGGACGTCGTCACCGCCGGGCCGAACACCACCGTCGCCGAGGCGGCGGCCATCCTCAGTAAGAAGAAGATCGGCGCCATCGTCGTCGTCGGCATGGAGAACCGAATTTCGGGGATGTTCACCGAGCGCGATCTCGTGCATGCGATCGCCAAACACGGTAAGGAAGGCCTCGACCACTCGCTGGCCCAGGTCATGACCGCGAAGGTCTATCGCTGCCATGAGGAAACGACCGTCAACGAGTTGATGGAGCTGATGACCAGCCGTCGTTTCCGTCACGTGCCGGTGGAAAGCAACGGCAAGCTTGCCGGCATCATCTCGATCGGCGACGTGGTGAAATCGCGTATCGCCGAAGTCGAGCGTGAGGCCGAGGAAATCAAGGCCTATATCGCCGGCTGA
- a CDS encoding Rhomboid family protein (PFAM: Rhomboid family protein~KEGG: rec:RHECIAT_CH0002293 putative peptidase protein), whose product MNEQTAEPHKAPEPPEVQPPARPPREPVFNLPPALFFSLCLLGVIYAVQELLLSDDALNWLFFTFGFVPARYVIPLSQQGPELFWTPVTYSLLHGSVQHILFNAFWLMAFGAPVVRRIGTLRFALFWLFSAVASAALHAVLNWGDVSLLIGASGVISGLMGAACRFAFPAERRPMAPAHLNPRLSIVEALKSRTVIIFMLLWLVGNALIAVGIPLVGDSDQAIAWDAHIGGFVFGFLLFSLFDRAPRPPVMEPDGTEKDMLQS is encoded by the coding sequence ATGAATGAGCAGACGGCCGAGCCGCACAAGGCGCCCGAACCTCCCGAGGTCCAGCCGCCGGCACGGCCACCGCGCGAACCGGTCTTCAACCTCCCACCGGCACTGTTCTTCAGTCTTTGCCTGCTTGGTGTCATTTATGCAGTGCAGGAACTCCTGCTCTCCGACGATGCGCTGAACTGGCTGTTCTTCACCTTCGGCTTCGTTCCCGCCCGCTATGTGATTCCGCTGTCGCAGCAGGGGCCGGAGCTGTTCTGGACACCCGTCACCTATTCGCTGCTGCACGGCAGCGTCCAGCATATCCTCTTTAACGCCTTCTGGCTGATGGCCTTCGGCGCGCCGGTCGTGCGCCGCATCGGGACGCTGCGTTTCGCGCTCTTCTGGCTTTTTTCCGCCGTCGCGTCCGCCGCCCTGCACGCGGTCCTGAACTGGGGGGACGTGTCATTGCTGATCGGCGCGTCGGGCGTGATCTCCGGGCTGATGGGCGCCGCCTGCCGATTCGCCTTTCCGGCCGAACGGCGACCGATGGCGCCTGCGCATCTCAATCCCCGGCTTTCCATCGTCGAGGCGCTGAAGAGCCGCACCGTAATCATCTTCATGCTGCTCTGGCTGGTCGGCAACGCGCTGATCGCTGTCGGCATCCCGCTCGTCGGCGACAGCGACCAGGCGATTGCCTGGGATGCGCATATCGGCGGATTTGTCTTCGGCTTCTTGCTGTTTTCGTTGTTCGACCGGGCGCCGCGCCCGCCGGTGATGGAACCTGACGGAACCGAGAAGGATATGTTGCAATCCTGA
- a CDS encoding protein of unknown function DUF1457 (PFAM: protein of unknown function DUF1457~KEGG: rec:RHECIAT_CH0002295 hypothetical protein): MRLQTTIEIFDYWNRIRGAADAPLKSQVEPSAVPHLLQSLFILETRKGGDIGFRLAGTRICDLFGRDLRGERFSSLWANGQLADIERTAMGVMDHAMPALFNATGYSTVGHQASFEIIMMPLRSPDGACDRLLGAIAPAAAASWLEIVPLEFLALDRSRLLPGKFDKAAPAELRRPINRIVAGKSIHFGQVMRRMVSQLLSVEAR; this comes from the coding sequence ATGCGGCTACAAACGACCATCGAAATTTTTGACTACTGGAACCGTATCCGCGGCGCTGCCGATGCGCCGCTGAAATCACAGGTCGAACCCTCCGCCGTCCCCCATCTTCTCCAAAGTCTCTTTATTCTGGAGACGCGCAAGGGTGGAGATATCGGCTTTCGGCTCGCCGGCACCCGTATCTGTGATCTCTTCGGGCGTGACCTCCGCGGCGAACGTTTTTCGTCTCTCTGGGCAAATGGTCAGCTCGCGGACATCGAACGCACGGCGATGGGTGTCATGGACCATGCCATGCCGGCCCTGTTCAACGCCACCGGCTACAGCACTGTCGGTCATCAGGCCTCCTTCGAGATTATCATGATGCCGCTGCGTTCGCCGGACGGCGCCTGCGACCGGCTGCTCGGCGCGATCGCGCCGGCAGCGGCCGCGAGCTGGCTGGAGATCGTACCGCTCGAATTCCTGGCGCTCGACCGCAGCCGTCTGCTGCCCGGAAAATTCGACAAGGCAGCACCGGCCGAACTGCGGCGCCCCATCAACAGGATCGTCGCCGGCAAAAGCATCCATTTCGGGCAGGTCATGCGCCGCATGGTGTCGCAGCTGCTGAGCGTGGAGGCTCGTTGA
- a CDS encoding type IV pilus assembly PilZ (PFAM: type IV pilus assembly PilZ~KEGG: rec:RHECIAT_CH0002296 hypothetical protein): MHSFQPAQTQRPAPRPEQGVFQRVPINMQGRLMLANYEEFECMVIDMSPGDMYVTCLGRPRANERVVAYIDHLGRVEGYVQTIDGRGFTMSINATDRKREKLAAQLTWLANKHELGLPEDRRHDRLTPRDTKTDLTLEDGTLYSCRIMDLSLSGAAVDVEMRPSIGTAVRLGNMRGRVVRHFVEGVAIEFLSIQSRETLREFL; the protein is encoded by the coding sequence ATGCACTCGTTCCAGCCAGCTCAGACGCAACGACCTGCGCCGCGCCCTGAACAGGGCGTATTCCAGCGCGTGCCCATCAATATGCAGGGCCGGCTGATGCTTGCGAACTACGAAGAATTCGAATGCATGGTGATCGACATGTCGCCTGGCGATATGTACGTCACCTGCCTCGGCCGGCCGCGCGCCAACGAACGCGTCGTCGCTTATATTGACCATCTCGGCCGCGTCGAAGGCTATGTCCAGACGATCGATGGCCGCGGCTTCACCATGTCGATCAATGCCACCGACCGGAAGCGCGAGAAACTCGCGGCCCAGCTCACCTGGCTTGCCAACAAACACGAACTCGGCCTGCCCGAGGATCGCCGCCACGACCGTCTGACGCCACGCGACACGAAGACCGATCTGACGCTGGAGGACGGCACGCTTTATTCCTGCCGCATCATGGACCTTTCGCTGTCGGGCGCCGCCGTCGACGTCGAAATGCGCCCTTCGATCGGAACGGCTGTGCGCCTCGGCAACATGCGTGGGCGCGTCGTGCGCCACTTCGTCGAAGGCGTGGCAATCGAATTCCTGTCGATCCAGTCCCGCGAGACGCTGCGCGAATTCCTTTAA
- a CDS encoding proline iminopeptidase (KEGG: ret:RHE_CH02208 proline iminopeptidase protein~TIGRFAM: proline iminopeptidase~PFAM: alpha/beta hydrolase fold): MSALYPEIEPYDHGLLDTGDGNLIYWEACGNPAGRPALVLHGGPGSGCTTAARRYFDPDAHRIILFDQRNCGRSLPSAADPETDLSLNTTWHIVADIERLRACLGIDTWLLFGNSWGSTLALAYAETHPECVAAIVLSGVTTTRRSEIDWLYRGMAPLFPEEWQRFRQAVPPGSQGRDEDMVAAYHRLLNDADPETRLQAARDWHDWEAASILLADPQGRPRRWADPACLLTRARIITHYFTNGAWLEDAQLLKNTARLIGIPGILLQGRLDIEAPLVTAWELARAWPQSELSILPHAAHSIANPDMSAAIVTATDRFRDFPPK, translated from the coding sequence ATGTCAGCTCTCTATCCCGAAATCGAACCCTATGATCATGGCCTGCTCGATACGGGCGACGGCAATCTGATCTATTGGGAGGCCTGCGGCAATCCGGCGGGCCGCCCGGCGCTGGTGCTTCATGGCGGCCCTGGTTCCGGCTGTACGACCGCGGCGCGCCGCTATTTCGATCCCGACGCCCACCGAATCATTCTGTTCGATCAGCGCAATTGCGGCCGCAGCCTGCCGAGCGCTGCCGATCCCGAAACCGATCTCTCCCTCAACACCACCTGGCATATCGTTGCCGATATCGAGCGGCTGCGGGCCTGTCTCGGCATCGATACCTGGCTCCTTTTCGGCAATTCCTGGGGTTCGACGCTGGCGCTGGCCTATGCTGAAACCCATCCGGAGTGTGTCGCCGCGATCGTCCTGTCAGGCGTGACCACCACCCGGCGCTCGGAAATCGACTGGCTCTATCGTGGCATGGCGCCGCTCTTTCCGGAAGAATGGCAACGTTTCCGCCAGGCTGTTCCTCCTGGCAGCCAGGGACGGGACGAGGACATGGTTGCAGCCTATCATCGTCTCCTCAACGATGCGGACCCGGAAACGCGCCTCCAAGCGGCGCGCGACTGGCATGATTGGGAGGCGGCCTCGATCCTGCTCGCCGATCCCCAAGGCCGGCCGCGCCGCTGGGCCGATCCGGCCTGTTTGCTGACGCGCGCCCGCATCATCACCCACTACTTCACCAACGGCGCATGGCTGGAGGACGCCCAGCTTTTGAAGAACACCGCGCGGCTCATCGGCATTCCCGGTATCCTGCTGCAGGGAAGGCTCGACATCGAGGCGCCGCTCGTCACGGCCTGGGAACTCGCCCGCGCCTGGCCGCAAAGCGAGCTCAGCATCCTTCCGCATGCTGCCCATTCCATCGCAAATCCGGATATGAGCGCGGCGATTGTGACTGCCACCGATCGATTTCGCGATTTTCCTCCAAAATAA
- a CDS encoding transglutaminase family protein cysteine peptidase BTLCP (PFAM: transglutaminase family protein cysteine peptidase BTLCP~KEGG: rec:RHECIAT_CH0002298 putative transglutaminase-like cysteine peptidase protein) — protein sequence MTTANILKGGLLAGAIMMAMAGSGQAMPASMALAGNASPPIGHYEFCKANPTECVEVGGDAGPAILTEDRWKEILKVNYTVNSTIQPMTDEQIYGVEERWAYPRTVGDCEDYALLKRKMLIDDGFSPSDTLITVVLQPNGEGHAVLTVRTDHGDFILDNMRNKVLLWSDTEYTYLKRQSADDPARWSKLQDGRAVAVGSVK from the coding sequence ATGACAACTGCGAATATCCTGAAAGGCGGCCTTCTGGCCGGTGCGATCATGATGGCAATGGCGGGTTCGGGACAGGCGATGCCCGCCAGCATGGCCCTGGCAGGCAATGCCAGCCCGCCGATCGGACACTACGAATTCTGCAAGGCGAATCCGACGGAATGTGTCGAAGTCGGCGGCGATGCCGGACCGGCCATCCTCACCGAGGATCGCTGGAAGGAAATTCTCAAGGTCAACTACACCGTCAATTCGACGATCCAGCCGATGACGGATGAGCAGATCTACGGTGTCGAGGAGCGCTGGGCCTATCCGCGCACCGTCGGCGACTGCGAGGATTACGCCCTGCTGAAGCGCAAGATGCTGATCGACGACGGTTTTTCACCGTCCGACACGTTGATCACCGTCGTGCTGCAGCCGAATGGCGAAGGCCATGCCGTGCTGACGGTCCGTACCGATCACGGCGACTTCATTCTCGACAACATGCGCAACAAGGTACTGCTGTGGTCGGATACCGAATACACCTATCTGAAGCGCCAGTCCGCCGACGATCCGGCCCGCTGGTCGAAGCTTCAGGACGGCCGCGCTGTCGCGGTCGGTAGCGTCAAGTAA
- a CDS encoding conserved hypothetical protein (KEGG: rec:RHECIAT_CH0002299 hypothetical protein) → MFFLRRTETRRTAMSHAAHSAPDEQPLLSMGFLLRTMAVIAVLAVLTVAISIGGRWFGRHISLAGNTDSTVEIQLAIGRDTVKFPENTIRFPSQRHEGAAERVDLYLAWPEMQGYGKENHLRFDDIAQSSGLIFLQITQSTMSRDMSGRLEPIYSHLLEGPAEPFRDGLTLHRLRADAGYGDEVLLTAPVKGGPDYVVRCILPSAPDKAGGGDCQRDIKVGRDLSVLYRFSSSHLDDWEHIDAAIRTFVDARLVNRSATGP, encoded by the coding sequence ATGTTCTTCCTGCGGCGGACCGAAACGCGAAGAACTGCCATGAGCCATGCCGCGCACAGCGCACCCGACGAGCAGCCGCTTCTTTCCATGGGGTTTCTCCTCCGCACGATGGCGGTGATCGCCGTCCTGGCGGTCCTGACTGTTGCTATCAGCATCGGCGGCCGTTGGTTCGGCCGGCATATCTCGCTTGCCGGCAACACCGACAGCACGGTTGAAATTCAGCTGGCCATTGGCCGCGACACCGTGAAATTCCCCGAGAACACCATCCGCTTCCCGAGCCAAAGGCATGAAGGCGCCGCCGAGCGCGTCGATCTCTACCTCGCCTGGCCGGAGATGCAGGGTTACGGCAAGGAAAATCACCTTCGATTCGACGATATCGCCCAGTCCTCCGGGCTGATCTTCCTGCAGATCACCCAGAGCACCATGTCGCGCGACATGTCCGGGCGGCTGGAGCCGATCTATTCGCATCTGCTCGAAGGCCCGGCCGAGCCCTTCCGCGACGGGCTGACGCTGCATCGTCTTCGCGCCGATGCGGGCTACGGCGATGAGGTGCTGCTGACGGCGCCCGTCAAGGGCGGGCCGGATTACGTCGTGCGCTGCATATTGCCGTCAGCCCCGGATAAGGCGGGGGGCGGAGATTGTCAGCGCGATATCAAAGTCGGCAGGGATCTCAGTGTTCTCTATCGTTTTTCGAGCAGCCATCTCGACGACTGGGAACATATTGATGCCGCTATCCGCACCTTTGTAGACGCGCGTCTTGTGAACCGTTCTGCGACAGGTCCCTAA